DNA from Aggregatimonas sangjinii:
CATGGTTACACTCGGCGTTCCTTATACAAATGAAGAAATTGCCAACGCCCAAGCCAATATGAATGAGCAGGCGACGCAAATTGAGCAGAATCTCTATACCGACCCAGATTTTGCCAAAGGGTATGAAGCCGATAAAAAAATTGCGGCCGACAATGGCGAGGAGTTCATTCAGATGCGCGATAGGGAAATTGTTGCATTGATTGCATACTTGCAACGCCTGGGTACCGATATCAAAATTAAGGATACCGAAGAACTGATCTCGCAAAACAAATAAATAAGAACCAAGAAACTAGAATCAAGGCCAATTAGTGGTAAAAACCTTACCGTCTCTTGATTCCTGTCTCCTAAAAATAAAGAAGCATGCTAAAATTCGTAAAGGGCTATATGGACAGTATCGAGGGTATCGGGATATACCCCATTATTTCGTTGCTCATTTTCTTCACCTTTTTTGTAGGCCTCTACTGGTGGGTCTTTACCGCTTCTAAAACCCACATTAAGGAAATGAGCGAATTACCATTTGATGAGGACAATCAGCAAAACCTAGAACTATGAAAAATACCAACCCTTGGTGGCTTTGGGTAACCGGAGCCTTTTTCGGTATCCTTGGCCTAATGGAATTATTTGTCGATTCGGGAGAGAAACCTGCCATTGTCGAGTATCCTATGGCGCAACTGTTTATGCTGTTTACATTGCTACTACTTATTGCTATCGCCTTAATCGTACAGTCTATAGAGAATGTAATGTTCCAAACCCTTTCCGAAGAGGCCAAGGCGCGTTATTTGGAATCAAAATCAAAAAAATGGGAATGGACATGGGCTAGGAAAACCTACGCTCGTTTGATGGGTGCCAAGCCTATAGAAGCCGAAGGAGAGATTATTCTAGACCACAATTACGACGGCATTCGTGAGCTGGACAACAAGTTGCCGCCGTGGTGGGTGTACATGTTTTATGCTTCCATTGTATTTGGCCTGGTGTACATGCTGCGCTTTCATGTCTTTGGTGGATATGACCAAGATCTCGAATACGAACGCAATGTGGCCGCCGCCCAATTGGAAATTGAGGAATACAAGAAAAACGCGAAGGATCTCGTAGATGCCAATACCGTCGAACTATTGACCGACGCTGCCGACATCAAGGCTGGGGAGGAGCTATTCACGATTAATTGTGTGGTCTGTCATATGGCTGATGGTGGGGGCGGTATCGGGCCCAACCTGACCGATGATTATTGGATTTTGGGTGGGGGTATCAAGAATGTATTCCATACTATATCGGAGGGAGGCCGCGACGGAAAAGGCATGATCGCCTGGAAACAAAACCTCAAGCCCTTGGAGATGGCACAGGTTTCCAGTTACATTCTTACCGAAATACATGGGAAAACAGCCGCCAATCCGAAAGCGGCAGAGGGAGAAATCTGGTCAGGCCCCAGTGCACCCGAAAAGTCGGCTCCTGAGGAGGGAGTTCCAGTTCAGGAAACCGATACCACTTCGGTGGTAATGAATCAGTAGCCATCCCCATATGGAGCAAGATCATGACCATTTTAGGGATTCCATAGGAACGATTTCCGACGAGGGAAAACGCGCTTGGGTATATCCCAAAAAACCTAGTGGCAATTGGTATACCTATAGAAAATGGGTCAGCTACGGCTTACTCATCTTTCTCATCGCTTCGCCCTTTGTAAAAATCAATGGAAATCAATTTTTGATGTTCAATGTATTGGAAAGGCGCTTTAATATTTTCAGCCTTCCCTTTTGGCCACAGGATTTTTACCTCTTCGTAGTGTTGATGATCATCGGGGTGGTTTTCGTGGCATTGTTCACCGTGGCTTTTGGTCGCATTTTCTGTGGATGGATGTGCCCGCAGACCATCTTTATGGAAATGGTATTCCGAAGGATAGAGTACTGGATAGATGGTGACCGAGGTGCCCAGATCAAATTGGATCGGCAACCGTGGAATATGGAGAAAATCAGAAAAAGAGCACTGAAATGGTTTGTTTTTTTTCTTATTTCTTTCCTGATTGCAAATGTATTTCTAGCCTATCTGATCGGTAGTGACCGCTTGATTCAATATATAACCGATGGCCCTCTGCAGCATCTGAGTATTCTCATTTCATTATTGATTTTCACGGCAGTGTTCTATTTTGTGTTCGCATGGTTTCGTGAACAGGTGTGCATCATCGCCTGCCCCTATGGTCGTATGCAGAGTGTATTGCTCGACAATAAATCCATAATCGTGGCATACGATTATAAACGCGGTGAGGCCGAAAAAGGTAGAAAGAAATTTCGTAAGAACGAAGACAGAAAAGCGTTGGGCCATGGCGACTGCATTGATTGCTTTCAATGTGTGAACGTGTGCCCTACCGGAATAGATATCCGTAACGGAACGCAATTGGAGTGCATAAACTGTACGGCCTGTATCGACGAGTGTAATACGATTATGGATAAAGTAAACCTCCCCCAAGGCTTGATACGGTATGCCAGTGAGGATGAGATCGTAAAGAATGAAAAGTTCAAGTTTACCCCCAGGTTAAAAGGATACAGCGCAATATTGACCATCCTGATCGGTCTTTTGATAGGGATGCTTTTTTTGAGAAATGATGTCGAGGCCAGTATTTTGAGGTTACCGGGACAGTTGTACGAACATAAGGATGGTAACATCATCAGCAATGTGTACACCTACAAATTGGTCAACAAGACAAATGAGGAGATTCGGGACATTAGTTTTAAACTGATTTCCCATAAGGGGAAGATAAACTTGGTAAGTCATTCCCATTTCAGTATTCCCCCAGCGGCATTGGCCGAAGGAACGCTGTTCGTAGAGCTAAATAATTCAGCCCTAAAAGGAGATAAGGATAGGGTAAAAATCGGCGTATATAGCGGCGAAGACCTGATAGAAACCACGAGCACCGCCTTCACGGGGCCAAGAAGCTATCGGTAGCGCATAAAGGTGACAATGAAAATTTTCGAAATTTCGGCCAGAGAAGTAACAGTATAAAGAAACGAGGTCGGGCTAATTAAAAGAAAAGAAATTATGAGAATCAACTGGGGAACGGGAATCGTTTTGGCATTCATAGGGTTTATAAGTTTTATCCTATTCTTTATCGTTCGTATGAGTACCGATGATAGGGCCAACCACGATTTGGTTACGGAAGACTACTATAAGGCCGAACTAGGCTATCAAAACGAAATAGACGCAATGAACAACGCGAAGTTCAATAACGCACTTTTGGTAGTGGAAAAAACAAAGGAGGGCCTCCTATTGAAATTTCCCGAAAAAATGGATTTCAAAGAGATAAAGGGTTCGGTATCGCTCTATCGGCCATCCAACAAGTATTTGGATGCCGAGCGACCCCTACGCCTAACAAGCCCCCGGCTTCTGATACCGGACGATGATTTGGTCGAGGGACGCTGGGATATCAAAGTTGCTTGGGAATATGGGAGGGAAGTTTTTTTGCATAAGCAAAGTATTACGTATTGATATAATAGACAAGACCTACCTGCTAGCAGGCAGTGACAAGAGACAAGAAGAGACAGGGTATAAAAAGAGGCAAGAGGTAAGAGACAAGCTTCAGATAATTTATGTGGAGTTGTTCGTGCCTAAGCCAATATTAAAATAGCGCCAAAATGCAACGACGGCCTTCCTGAAAGTGATAAGGCTTGCAATAAAGGATAAAACGAAATGATACTATCGGCTATCATACTAGGTTTAATGGGCAGTCTACATTGCATTGGCATGTGTGGCCCCATTGCTTTTATGCTTCCTGTAGATCGAACGAACACGTTTAAGAAATTTGGGCAGGTAGCTATTTATCATTTTGGTAGGTTGCTGGCCTATGCCCTGATCGGACTTGTATTTGGACTTTTGGGAAAAGGACTCTATGTTTTTGGGATGCAACAGAAACTATCCATTCTCATTGGCGTTTTGATGATTGTGCTGGTGCTCATTCCGTATCAAAGTTTTGGCAATTACAATCTGTCCAAACCAGTTTTCAAGATAATTTCAAAAGTAAAAAATCGACTGGGTCAAGAATTAAAAAACAAACGTCCCGATACGTTTTTGACCATCGGTTTTTTAAATGGTTTTTTACCGTGCGGACTCGTATATATGGCCCTATTTGGTGCTATTGCCATGGGAAATGCCTTGTACGGTGCAACGTATATGATTCTATTCGGTTTGGGAACTGTACCCTTAATGACAGCCGCTATTTATTTTAGCGGCTTGCTCAAGGGTGGTATACGCCAAAAAGTCCAGCTCGTCATTCCCATTTTCGTGGTCATCATTGGACTACTTTTTATATTTCGAGGATTGGGTCTAGGTATTCCGTATCTATCACCTGAGCCGATTGTAGAACTGGTGTCCAGCGGAATGGAATGCCACGACTAATACCCTGTGAAAAACACGCTGCGCAACGATATCGTACTTAGGCCAAGATTTCAAATGGAATTGACCCAAGAGCAGCAGATCGTTCTAGAGGCATTCGAAAATTCCAAAAATCCGACTTTTAGTATCAAACGGGTAGACGACCATATATTTATCAAATTCAATGCGCGGGAACATCACTTTTGGTCACCTCAATTACATCTTGAAATTATCGAAACCGACAACGGGAAAGTACAGCTTTATGGTCTCTTCGGTCCTAATCCCACCCTTTGGACGTTCTTCATATTTTTGCATTTCGGGGTGGCCACGCTATTTATCGTAGTCGGTATTTGGGCCTATTCTAGTGCCGCACTGCAAAAACCATATGGTCTTCAGCTCGGCTTAATGATCAGTATGGTATTGTTTTGGTTTATACTTTATGCTTTTGGTCGAGGCGGGAAAAGTAAAGGAAAGCCTCAGATGGAGACCCTGTACCGATTTATGGGAGAGATTTTGCTTGAGGTCCCGGGCAAAAATCGCAATAAGGCGGTCAATTGAAAAAGGGAGGCTTGAAAAAGAGCCTCCCTGCAACCTTAGCTGGTTTCTAAAAACCAGTCCCCTATATCTTGAATGTAACTACTGGTAGTTTGGCATGGTTTGCAATATCTTCCCCGATACTACCTCTGAAAAAATGGGCCAGCCCCTTGCGACCGTGAGTCGGTATTCCGATTAAATCGGCTTCGGTTCCTTCCGCGAAATTCAAAATGCCCTGTTCGACAGTATAGTCGTTGTAAATATCCATTTCCTGTCCGTTACCGGCTTTATCAAAAAATCTGTTGATTTTCCCATAGGCATCCAGAGTACTTAAAAAGCTATCTCCAGGGGTATTGATGTAGACCAGCTCAATGTTGGCGTTCAATAAATCCGCAAAGGCCTTTGCTTTGCTATAAGCGTCGAGGTTTTCCTCCTTGAAGTCACAGGCGAATACAAATCGTTCAATGGCAAAGTCAGGGATTTCATCTTTAATAATTCCTACGGGTACATCGGCCGTGCGGACAACCTTCTCGGTGTTCGATCCTACGAAAATCTCCTTAAACCCTTCCGCGCCATGAGACCCCATAATAATAAGATCTGCGTCATGCTTGTCGGCAACTTCATTTACCTCACTAAACACCTTAAAGTGCTTGACGATAGGTGTTATCGTAATGCCTTGTGTATAAGGTTTGTTTAGAAAATTATTAAACCTTTTCTCAGCGAGCTTGATGAGAAAAACGGTCTGTTCAGGGTGAAAACCTTCCGAAGAACTTATTAGTGCCCGATTGAGCTCTGGCATATGTAAAGCTAAAATCTCCGCCTCGTGTTTTTTGGCCAAACTGCAGGCTGCTTTCATTGCATATTCGGATTGTATGGAAAAGTCTACGGGTACGATTATTTTTTTCATGATAATGACTATTTAGTTTAGCTGTTGGTTGTTAAGGTTGCAATTCAAGCATCCGCATTCATTCCATTAAAGAGTCTATAGGCCTTCTTCTTTTGATATAAAATTAGTGGCTGTACGGTACTTTGCATATGATATATGTCATGTTCTAATGATGTGACGCTGTCAGCATAATAAAAGTGGACCACTTATTAATTCAGGTATTCAAAAAAATCACGAGTAATTTTATTTTAAATCTTTAAATTGTAGCATCCAAAAAAATAGATGCTATGCAAATTAAAGAGTCCGCCGAAGTTTATGATGTTATCATTGTAGGTTCAGGTGCAGGTGGGGGTATGGCCACAAAACAGCTTGCCGATGCCGGGTTTAATGTAGCGGTTGTAGAAGCCGGTCCATTTTTTGACCCCGCCGACCCAGTGACCAAGACCCAATTGAAATGGCCTTATGAATCACCTAGAAGGGGAGCGGGCACTGATCGAGCGTTTGGCGGATGGGATATGTCATGGGGCGATTGGGATGTTGAGGGAGAGCCCTACACCCAGGAGGAAGGAACGAATTTTCGATGGTGGCGTTCGAGAATGCTCGGAGGGCGAACCAACCACTGGGGGCGAATTTCACTGCGTTTCGGACCAAAAGATTTTAAAGGAAAAACGCGTGACGGTCATGGTGATGATTGGCCCATTAGCTATGACGATGTAAAACCGTATTATGATAAAGTAGACAAATTAATCGGTGTTTATGGAACAAATGAAGGTTTGGAAGATGACCCTGACGGATTTTTTCTTCCACCTCCGAAGCCCCGACTGCACGAACTTTTTTATATCAACGGAGCAAAAAAGACGGGAATACCCGTTTATCCGAGTCGGATGTCGATGTTGACCAAAAAAATAAATGAAGATCGCGGCGTCTGTTTTTATTGTGGG
Protein-coding regions in this window:
- a CDS encoding CcoQ/FixQ family Cbb3-type cytochrome c oxidase assembly chaperone, giving the protein MLKFVKGYMDSIEGIGIYPIISLLIFFTFFVGLYWWVFTASKTHIKEMSELPFDEDNQQNLEL
- a CDS encoding cbb3-type cytochrome c oxidase N-terminal domain-containing protein, whose protein sequence is MKNTNPWWLWVTGAFFGILGLMELFVDSGEKPAIVEYPMAQLFMLFTLLLLIAIALIVQSIENVMFQTLSEEAKARYLESKSKKWEWTWARKTYARLMGAKPIEAEGEIILDHNYDGIRELDNKLPPWWVYMFYASIVFGLVYMLRFHVFGGYDQDLEYERNVAAAQLEIEEYKKNAKDLVDANTVELLTDAADIKAGEELFTINCVVCHMADGGGGIGPNLTDDYWILGGGIKNVFHTISEGGRDGKGMIAWKQNLKPLEMAQVSSYILTEIHGKTAANPKAAEGEIWSGPSAPEKSAPEEGVPVQETDTTSVVMNQ
- the ccoG gene encoding cytochrome c oxidase accessory protein CcoG, which gives rise to MEQDHDHFRDSIGTISDEGKRAWVYPKKPSGNWYTYRKWVSYGLLIFLIASPFVKINGNQFLMFNVLERRFNIFSLPFWPQDFYLFVVLMIIGVVFVALFTVAFGRIFCGWMCPQTIFMEMVFRRIEYWIDGDRGAQIKLDRQPWNMEKIRKRALKWFVFFLISFLIANVFLAYLIGSDRLIQYITDGPLQHLSILISLLIFTAVFYFVFAWFREQVCIIACPYGRMQSVLLDNKSIIVAYDYKRGEAEKGRKKFRKNEDRKALGHGDCIDCFQCVNVCPTGIDIRNGTQLECINCTACIDECNTIMDKVNLPQGLIRYASEDEIVKNEKFKFTPRLKGYSAILTILIGLLIGMLFLRNDVEASILRLPGQLYEHKDGNIISNVYTYKLVNKTNEEIRDISFKLISHKGKINLVSHSHFSIPPAALAEGTLFVELNNSALKGDKDRVKIGVYSGEDLIETTSTAFTGPRSYR
- a CDS encoding FixH family protein gives rise to the protein MRINWGTGIVLAFIGFISFILFFIVRMSTDDRANHDLVTEDYYKAELGYQNEIDAMNNAKFNNALLVVEKTKEGLLLKFPEKMDFKEIKGSVSLYRPSNKYLDAERPLRLTSPRLLIPDDDLVEGRWDIKVAWEYGREVFLHKQSITY
- a CDS encoding sulfite exporter TauE/SafE family protein, translated to MILSAIILGLMGSLHCIGMCGPIAFMLPVDRTNTFKKFGQVAIYHFGRLLAYALIGLVFGLLGKGLYVFGMQQKLSILIGVLMIVLVLIPYQSFGNYNLSKPVFKIISKVKNRLGQELKNKRPDTFLTIGFLNGFLPCGLVYMALFGAIAMGNALYGATYMILFGLGTVPLMTAAIYFSGLLKGGIRQKVQLVIPIFVVIIGLLFIFRGLGLGIPYLSPEPIVELVSSGMECHD
- a CDS encoding GTP-binding protein is translated as MKNTLRNDIVLRPRFQMELTQEQQIVLEAFENSKNPTFSIKRVDDHIFIKFNAREHHFWSPQLHLEIIETDNGKVQLYGLFGPNPTLWTFFIFLHFGVATLFIVVGIWAYSSAALQKPYGLQLGLMISMVLFWFILYAFGRGGKSKGKPQMETLYRFMGEILLEVPGKNRNKAVN
- a CDS encoding universal stress protein; the protein is MKKIIVPVDFSIQSEYAMKAACSLAKKHEAEILALHMPELNRALISSSEGFHPEQTVFLIKLAEKRFNNFLNKPYTQGITITPIVKHFKVFSEVNEVADKHDADLIIMGSHGAEGFKEIFVGSNTEKVVRTADVPVGIIKDEIPDFAIERFVFACDFKEENLDAYSKAKAFADLLNANIELVYINTPGDSFLSTLDAYGKINRFFDKAGNGQEMDIYNDYTVEQGILNFAEGTEADLIGIPTHGRKGLAHFFRGSIGEDIANHAKLPVVTFKI